A window of Mycolicibacterium holsaticum DSM 44478 = JCM 12374 genomic DNA:
ACTTCGGGGGCCGGGTGCCGTCCGACAAACCGCCGATCAAGACGCCGGGGGAGCTGGCGATGGAACGCGGCGAGGAATGGCCCAAACCGGTTCCCGAGCCGGCGTTCAAGGCCGCGATCGCGCAGGCCAGCAAGGAAGCCGCCGCCCGGCAGGCCCAGAACGGCGCCAACGGTCACGGCAGCAACGGAGCGCCCGCTGCCGGGTCCACCCAGCCGGACTACGGCGCTCCGGCCGGCTGGCATGCGCCCGGCTGGCCGCCGCCCCCGCAGCAGCAACAGCAGCCGCAGGGACCGCCTCAGCACCAGCCGCACGGCTACTGGTATCCGCCGCAGCATCAGGGGTGGCAGAACCCCGGCAATGCGGCGCCACCTTATCCTCCTTATCAGCAGCCCTACCCACAGCCACCTGCGCCGAACCCGAACGACGAGCAGGGCCAGGACAGCGAACGGTCGGGCGGCAGGCCCAATCCGCCTGCGCACGGCTGACAGGAGGCGTAATGACGCGGTCGCACAACAATTCGACCACGATCTCACCCGGTAGGTTCTCGCCCGCGACGTTCGATCAAGCGCGTGCCGAGGCGGCGGTGCGGGAGTTGCTGGTCGCCGTGGGCGAAGACCCCGACCGAAACGGACTGCAGGACACCCCGGCCCGGGTGGCGCGCGCGTACCAGGAGCTGTTCGCCGGTCTGTACACCGACCCGGATACCGTGCTGGACACCACGTTCGACGAACAGCACGACGAGCTGGTGCTGGTCAAGCAGATCCCGCTGTACTCCACTTGCGAACACCACCTGGTGTCGTTTCACGGTGCCGCGCACGTGGGCTACATCCCGGGCGCGGACGGCCGGGTCACCGGGCTGTCCAAGATCGCCCGCCTCGTCGACCTGTACGCCAAACGACCCCAGGTGCAGGAACGGTTGACCGCACAGATCGCGGATGCGTTGATGCGCAAGCTCAATCCGCGCGGGGCGATCGTCGTGATCGAGGCCGAACACCTCTGCATGGCAATGCGCGGTGTGCGCAAGCCGGGCGCCATCACCACCACTTCAGCGGTACGCGGTCAGTTCAAGTGCGATGCGGCATCGCGTGCCGAGGCGCTGGATCTCATCCTTCGGAAGTGAGCCCACCCAGCCCAATGGTCCCTTCGGGAACGCGCGTGCAGGTCATGGGGGTCGTGAACGTCACCGACGACTCCTTCTCCGACGGGGGACTGTTCCTCGACCGTGACCGCGCGGTCGAACACGGGCTGGCGATGGCCGCCGAGGGCGCCCAGATCATCGACGTCGGCGGTGAGTCCACCCGCCCGGGTGCCACCCGCATCGACCCCGAGATCGAAACGTCACGTGTCGTACCGGTGATCAAAGAGCTTGCCGGGCAAGGGCTGACGGTCAGTATCGACACCATGCACGCCGAGGTCGCCCGCGCCGCGCTGGACAGCGGCGCCACGATCGTCAACGACGTCTCCGGCGGCCGCGCCGACCCGAACATGGCCCCGTTGCTGGCTGACGCGAAAGTGCCGTGGGTGCTGATGCATTGGCGCTCGGTCGGCGCGCAGCGCCCGCATGAGGTGCCCGCCTACCGTGACGTGGTCGCCGACGTGCGCGCGGAACTGCTCGCCAACGTCGACACCGCTGTGGCGGCCGGTGTCGACGCGGACCGGCTGATCATCGACCCGGGCCTGGGTTTCGCCAAGACCGCAGAACACAATTGGGCGCTGCTGCGCGCGCTGCCCGAGTTCGTCGGCACCGGGATACCGGTCCTGGTCGGCGCGTCACGCAAACGCTTTCTCGGTACGCTGCTGGCCGACGCGGACGGCCTTGCGCGGCCGCCGGGGGGGCGGGAGACGGCGACGGCGGTGATATCCGCGTTGGCCGGACTGCACGGCGCGTGGGGGGTGCGGGTGCACGACGTGCGCGCATCGGTCGACGCGCTCAAGGTGCTCGGAGCGTGGTCAGGGGCGTGGGGGCACCACCCGCGCGAAGCGCAGGGGGACGGAGCGACGGGAAATATTTCGAGTGGCTGACCGAATCGAGTTGCGCGGCTTGACCGTTCGTGGTCATCATGGAGTTTTCGACTACGAGCGCCGCGACGGACAGGACTTCGTCGTCGACGTCACGGTGTGGGTCGATCTGGCGCCGGCCGCGGCCAGCGACGACCTGGCCGACACCATCGACTACGGCGGGCTGGCCAAGCTGGCTGCCGACATCGTCGCCGGGCCCGCGCGCAACCTGATCGAGACGGTGGCAGGCGAGATCGCCGACGCGGTAATGGCCGACGCGCGCGTGCACGCCGTCGAGGTGACGGTGCACAAACCCGGTGCGCCCATCCCGCTGGACTTCGCCGACGTCGCGGTGGTGGCACGACGGTCCCGGCGCGACGGCCGCGGCGGCGCCGCGTGAGCCGGGTGGTGCTGTCCATCGGGTCGAACATCGGCGACCGCAAAGCGCGGCTGCGGTCGGTCGTCGACGGCCTCGCCGAAGCGGTGCGGGCGGTCTCGCCGGTTTATGAGACCCAACCGTGGGGCGGCGTGGCGCAAGACCACTTCCTCAACGCCGTGGTGATAGCCGAGGACGCGGACCTCGACGCACGCGGGTGGCTGCGCCGCGCGCAGGACCTGGAGCGCGCCGCCGAACGGGTGCGCGCCCAACGTTGGGGACCCCGCACGCTCGACGTGGACCTGATCAGCTGCCGAGCCGCAGACCGCGAGGTGACCTGTCGCGATGACGATCTGACGTTGCCGCATCCGCGCGCACACCAGCGCGCGTTCGTCCTGCTCCCGTGGCTTGCCGTCGAACCCGACGCGACGCTCAGCGTCGACGGCGTCGCCCGCCCGGTGACCGACCTGCTCGCCGAACTCGACCCCGCCGAGCGCGACGGGGTGCGACCCACCGACCTGACGCTGAGCTGATGGGACCGACCCGCAAGCGTGACCTGACCGCCGCGACGGCGATCACGGTCGTGCTCGGCTACCTGCTGGTGCTGCTGCTCTACAAGTGGTTTCCGCCGATCACGGTGTGGACGGGGTTGTCGCTGCTCGCGGTCGCGATCGCCGAGGCGGGCTGGGCCTTCTATATCCGCGCCAAGATCCGCGACGGCCAGATCGGCGACGGCCCGGGTTGGCTGCATCCGCTGGCGGTGGCCCGGTCGGTGGTGATCGCCAAGGCGTCGGCGTGGGTGGGCGCGCTGGTGCTCGGCTGGTGGGTGGGCGTGCTCCTGTACCTGTTACCACGGCGTTCGACGTTGCGCGTCGCCGGTGAAGACACCGCGGGCACCGTCGTCGCGGCCGGGTGCGCGCTGGCGTTGGTGATCGCCGCGTTGTGGCTGCAGCATTGCTGCAAGTCGCCGAACGAGCCGCAGGACAACGCCGACGCCGCAACCGATTAGCGGCGCCGCGGCGCCGACGCGCCGAATCGCCGATACGGTCGACACGCTCGGTGACCTGTGCCGGGTACAGTCGGCCCATGACCGATCTGCCCCGCAGCGCCAGGCCGCGGCGCAGCGGCCGCAGGCCGAGTTGGGTGCTGCTGAGCGCGTTGCTGGTCCTTGCGATCGCGGCCAGCTCCGCCTTGGTGTTCACCAACCGGGTGGAACTGCTCAAGCTGGCCGTCATCCTGGCGTTGTGGGCCGCCGTGGTAGCGGCGTTCGTTTCCGTCATCTACCGCAGGCAGAGCGACGCCGACCAGGCCAAGGTGCGTGACCTCAAGCTGGTCTACGACCTGCAACTGGACCGCGAGATCTCAGCACGCCGCGAGTACGAGCTGTCGGTGGAAACCCATCTGCGCCGGGAACTGGCCACCGAGCTGCGTGCCCAGGCCGCGGACGAGGTGGCCGCCCTGCGCGCCGAACTGGCAGCCCTGCGCAGCCATCTTGAGGTTTTGTTCGACGCCGAGCTGTCGGATCGGCCGGCGCTGGAAACCGAACGCACGACGGTACGGGCCTACAGCGACTGGGACCGTGACGAGGAGCCCGCCGCCCGGCTCGGCGCCGGCCGCATCGACACCGGCTACGGCGAGGACCACAACGCCCAGACCGATGAAAGCCCGATCATCGACGTCCCGGCCGAACCCCATCCGCCCGAGTTCGAGTGGGTGCCCCCGCCGCCCAGCGCGGGAGGCGCCCACCGCAGGCCCTCCGAGGCCGAGCCCGAGGAGCCGCGGCAGTTCGCCGAGGAGCCCAGGGTGTGGGCGCCGCCGCCGCCCCCGCCGCCCCCACCTCCAGCGCCCGAGCCGGAGCCCGAGCCCGAACCGGCCGCCGGCAGCACCCACTTCAGTTGGGCCCCATTGGAAGACCCCGCGCCGCAGCCCGAGCCGTCCGCCGCCCACCCCCCGGCCACCGGCTGGCATCCCGCACCGGCGGACGGACAGTGGTTGCCGCCGGGTGCCCCGGGCAGCAACTGGGTGGCCCCGGTCGAGGAGGACCGCCCCGCCCAGGAGTACGTCGGCAAGCGGCGCGCACCGGAGCCGACAGCGGCCGCACCTGAGCCGTCGCCGACGCCACCCGGGTACGAACCGCCGCGCCGTGGCAGGCACTCCGGACCGGCCGAGACCGCCGATCCCGGCGCCGCTGCCGAGGAGCCGGAGCAGCCCACGCCGCGACGGCGGCGCCGCGCCGCGGACGACGAACAGACCGGCGGTCAGTCGGTCGCCGAACTGCTCGCACGGCTGCAGGCCAGCCCGACGGGGGGCGGCCGTCGCCGCCGCCGCGAAGAGTGAGTTAATCTTTTTCTGACCGTCTGGTACCCGCGCCGCGGGACTGGAACGTACACACTTCTGACACTCAGCGAGGTCGCTGCATGGGGACGCCCGACGTATTCCGCCCCGCGCGGCTCACGATCGGCATCATTTCCGCTGGTCGCGTGGGTACCGCGCTGGGTGTGGCGTTGGAGCGCGCCGAGCACGTGGTGGTGGCCTGCAGCGCCATCTCGCAAGCCTCGCGCGAGCGCGCCCGGCGCCGGCTGCCCGACACCGTGGTGGCCCCGATAGACGAGGTCGCCGCACGCGCCGAGCTGTTGTTGCTGACGGTTCCCGACGCCGAGCTCGCCGGGCTGGTCTCGGGTCTGGCGGCCACCGGGGCGGTTCGGCCGGGCACCATCGTCGCGCACACGTCGGGCGCCAACGGGGTGGCGGTGCTGGCGCCGCTGACCGAGACGGGTTGTATACCCCTGGCCATCCATCCGGCGATGACGTTCACCGGCTCCGACGAGGACATCGACCGGCTGCCCGACACCTGCTTCGGCATCACCGCCGCCGACGAGGTGGGCTATGCGATCGCCCAGTCGCTGGTGCTCGAGATCGGCGGCGAGCCGTTCCGCGTGCGCGAAGATGCCCGCACCCTCTATCACGCGGCGTTGGCCCATGCCAGCAATCACCTGGTCACCGTCGTCCTGGATGCCGTGGATGCGCTGCGTTCGGCGCTGTGGGGTCAGGAACTCCTCGGCCAGGAACTCGTCAGCAACGCGCCGGGCGGTATCGCGGAGCGCGTCGTCGGACCGCTGGCGCGCGCCTCGCTGGAGAACGCCCTGCAACGCGGGCAGGCCGCGCTGACCGGTCCGGTCGCCCGCGGCGACGCACCCGCCCTCGCCGGCCATCTGCTGGCCCTGACCGAAATGGATCCGCAACTGGCACAGGCGTATCGGGCCAATTCACTGCGCACCGCACAGCGGGCCCACGCTCCCGACGAGGTGTTCACGGTGCTGCAGGAAGCGCGACGCCCATGACCGAACGCAAACCACAGTTCACCGCGCGCCAGTTGAACGTCTACCAGAACCCGCGCGACGTCGCGGCCGTCACCAAGGCGCTGCGCGCCACCGGGCGCCGGGTCATGCTGGTGCCGACGATGGGCGCTCTGCACGAGGGGCACCTGACGCTGATCCGCGCCGCCAAACGGGTGCAGGGCGCCGTGGTGGTCGTGTCGATCTTCGTCAACCCGCTGCAGTTCGGTGCGAACGAAGACCTCGACGCCTATCCGCGCACGCTGGACGACGACCTCGCCGCACTGGGCAGGGAAGGCGTCGAGATCGCGTTCACCCCGACCGTCGACGACATCTACCCCGACGGCATCCGCACCTGCGTGCAGCCCGGGCCGCTCGGTGCCGAACTCGAAGGTGCCTCGCGCCCAACGCATTTCGGTGGTGTGCTGACGGTGGTCCTCAAGTTGCTCAACATCGTCAATCCGGACCGCGCGTTCTTCGGCGAGAAGGACTACCAGCAGCTGGTCCTGATCCGCCAGATGGTCGCCGATTTCAACCTCGACGTCGGGATCGTCGGCGTCTCGATCGTGCGGGAAACCGACGGGTTGGCGATGTCGTCGCGCAACCACTACCTCAGCGAGGAGGAACGCGAGCAGGCCGGTGCGCTGTCGGCGGCGCTGCTGGCGGGCATGTACGCGGCGGGGGAAGGAACCGCCGCGGCATTGGACGCCGCGCACGCGGTGCTCGACGAGGTGGGCGCCATCGAGATCGACTACCTGCAGGTGCGTGACCCGATGCTGGGCCCCGCGCCGACCACGGGGGCGGGCCGCATGCTCGTCGCCGCGCGGCTCGGCAGCACCCGGCTGCTCGACAACATCGCCATCGACATCGGGGTGCCGTCGGGCCCCGGTCCGCACGTTGAGTTCGACGAGCACGAACTTCCTTGGAGGAATTGATGTTACGAACCATGCTGAAATCCAAGATCCACCGGGCGACGGTCACGCAGGCCGATCTGCACTACGTCGGATCAGTCACCATCGACGCCGACCTGATGGACGCCGCGGACCTGCTCGAGGGTGAGCAGGTCACGATCGTCGACATCGACAACGGCGCCCGGCTGGTGACCTACGCGATCACCGGCGAGCGCGGCAGCGGTGTGATCGGGATCAACGGTGCCGCAGCCCATCTGGTGCACCCCGGTGACCTGGTGATCCTGATCGCCTACGGCACGATGGAAGATGCCGAGGCACGCCGCTATCAACCCAGGATCGTGTTCGTCGACGCCGACAACAAGCCGGTCGACCTCGGTCACGACCCCGCCCATGTGCCGGCCGATGCGGCCGAACTGATGTCGTCGCGGTGATCGTGTGCTCCTCGCGATCGACGTTCGCAACACCCACACCGTCGTCGGCCTGATCTCTGGTTCCGGTGACCA
This region includes:
- the folE gene encoding GTP cyclohydrolase I FolE; protein product: MTRSHNNSTTISPGRFSPATFDQARAEAAVRELLVAVGEDPDRNGLQDTPARVARAYQELFAGLYTDPDTVLDTTFDEQHDELVLVKQIPLYSTCEHHLVSFHGAAHVGYIPGADGRVTGLSKIARLVDLYAKRPQVQERLTAQIADALMRKLNPRGAIVVIEAEHLCMAMRGVRKPGAITTTSAVRGQFKCDAASRAEALDLILRK
- a CDS encoding DUF3180 domain-containing protein → MGPTRKRDLTAATAITVVLGYLLVLLLYKWFPPITVWTGLSLLAVAIAEAGWAFYIRAKIRDGQIGDGPGWLHPLAVARSVVIAKASAWVGALVLGWWVGVLLYLLPRRSTLRVAGEDTAGTVVAAGCALALVIAALWLQHCCKSPNEPQDNADAATD
- the folP gene encoding dihydropteroate synthase translates to MGVVNVTDDSFSDGGLFLDRDRAVEHGLAMAAEGAQIIDVGGESTRPGATRIDPEIETSRVVPVIKELAGQGLTVSIDTMHAEVARAALDSGATIVNDVSGGRADPNMAPLLADAKVPWVLMHWRSVGAQRPHEVPAYRDVVADVRAELLANVDTAVAAGVDADRLIIDPGLGFAKTAEHNWALLRALPEFVGTGIPVLVGASRKRFLGTLLADADGLARPPGGRETATAVISALAGLHGAWGVRVHDVRASVDALKVLGAWSGAWGHHPREAQGDGATGNISSG
- the folB gene encoding dihydroneopterin aldolase → MADRIELRGLTVRGHHGVFDYERRDGQDFVVDVTVWVDLAPAAASDDLADTIDYGGLAKLAADIVAGPARNLIETVAGEIADAVMADARVHAVEVTVHKPGAPIPLDFADVAVVARRSRRDGRGGAA
- the folK gene encoding 2-amino-4-hydroxy-6-hydroxymethyldihydropteridine diphosphokinase, which codes for MSRVVLSIGSNIGDRKARLRSVVDGLAEAVRAVSPVYETQPWGGVAQDHFLNAVVIAEDADLDARGWLRRAQDLERAAERVRAQRWGPRTLDVDLISCRAADREVTCRDDDLTLPHPRAHQRAFVLLPWLAVEPDATLSVDGVARPVTDLLAELDPAERDGVRPTDLTLS
- the panC gene encoding pantoate--beta-alanine ligase — its product is MTERKPQFTARQLNVYQNPRDVAAVTKALRATGRRVMLVPTMGALHEGHLTLIRAAKRVQGAVVVVSIFVNPLQFGANEDLDAYPRTLDDDLAALGREGVEIAFTPTVDDIYPDGIRTCVQPGPLGAELEGASRPTHFGGVLTVVLKLLNIVNPDRAFFGEKDYQQLVLIRQMVADFNLDVGIVGVSIVRETDGLAMSSRNHYLSEEEREQAGALSAALLAGMYAAGEGTAAALDAAHAVLDEVGAIEIDYLQVRDPMLGPAPTTGAGRMLVAARLGSTRLLDNIAIDIGVPSGPGPHVEFDEHELPWRN
- the panD gene encoding aspartate 1-decarboxylase — protein: MLRTMLKSKIHRATVTQADLHYVGSVTIDADLMDAADLLEGEQVTIVDIDNGARLVTYAITGERGSGVIGINGAAAHLVHPGDLVILIAYGTMEDAEARRYQPRIVFVDADNKPVDLGHDPAHVPADAAELMSSR
- a CDS encoding Rossmann-like and DUF2520 domain-containing protein — protein: MGTPDVFRPARLTIGIISAGRVGTALGVALERAEHVVVACSAISQASRERARRRLPDTVVAPIDEVAARAELLLLTVPDAELAGLVSGLAATGAVRPGTIVAHTSGANGVAVLAPLTETGCIPLAIHPAMTFTGSDEDIDRLPDTCFGITAADEVGYAIAQSLVLEIGGEPFRVREDARTLYHAALAHASNHLVTVVLDAVDALRSALWGQELLGQELVSNAPGGIAERVVGPLARASLENALQRGQAALTGPVARGDAPALAGHLLALTEMDPQLAQAYRANSLRTAQRAHAPDEVFTVLQEARRP
- a CDS encoding DUF6779 domain-containing protein gives rise to the protein MTDLPRSARPRRSGRRPSWVLLSALLVLAIAASSALVFTNRVELLKLAVILALWAAVVAAFVSVIYRRQSDADQAKVRDLKLVYDLQLDREISARREYELSVETHLRRELATELRAQAADEVAALRAELAALRSHLEVLFDAELSDRPALETERTTVRAYSDWDRDEEPAARLGAGRIDTGYGEDHNAQTDESPIIDVPAEPHPPEFEWVPPPPSAGGAHRRPSEAEPEEPRQFAEEPRVWAPPPPPPPPPPAPEPEPEPEPAAGSTHFSWAPLEDPAPQPEPSAAHPPATGWHPAPADGQWLPPGAPGSNWVAPVEEDRPAQEYVGKRRAPEPTAAAPEPSPTPPGYEPPRRGRHSGPAETADPGAAAEEPEQPTPRRRRRAADDEQTGGQSVAELLARLQASPTGGGRRRRREE